TATTACGGCATGGAGGATGACCGCCTGATCCAGAGGGCCGTGACCGATGAGATCATGTACGAATTGATGCGGCTCTCCGGGCAGGAGTACGTGGACGAGTACGCAGCAGTTGTTAAGGCCCAGCTGGCCGGTAAGGGCCCCGAACCGGTCCACAAGATTGAGGTTGCAGAAGAGGCTGCCGCGGACATTGCCGAAAACATCGATGTTCCCCGCAGCGACGGGACCGGATCAACGCCGGGACTGTGACGCATGCGGCGGCATCGGTTACGTCTGCAGTCCCGCAACCTTGCTGCGGGCTACTACTCTTGAAGGGTGACTGAGCTAACCGCGAACACCGCACCCTCCGCAGCAGATCCCCTCGCCAGCACCGCCCAAAGCGGGGCGGCAAACTACCCCGGGCTTGACGCCTGGCGGGACCTGCCGATTTCCCAGCAGCCCACGTGGTCGAACACTGACGTCTTCAAGGCTTCCGTCAAGGAACTCTCCGCAGTGCCGCCCTTGGTCTTCGCCGGTGAAGTGGACGTTCTGAGGGAGCGCTTGGCCGCTGCTGCCCAGGGCAAGGCTTTCCTCCTGCAGGGTGGCGACTGTGCTGAGACTTTTGAGGCTGCAACTGCAGACAAAATCAGTGCCAGGGTCAAGACGATTCTCCAGATGGCAGTTGTCCTCACGTACGGCGCTGCCATGCCCGTGATCAAGATGGGGCGGATGGCCGGACAGTTCGCGAAGCCCCGCTCCTCCAATGACGAGACCCGCGACGGCGTAACGCTTCCCGCTTACCGTGGGGACATCGTCAACGGCTATGATTTCACCCCCGAATCCCGTGCTCACGACGCTGGCAGGATGCTTCAGGCGTACCACACGTCCGCTTCCACACTGAACCTGATCCGGGCCTTCACCCAGGGCGGTTTCGCTGATCTTCGCCTCGTTCACCAGTGGAACAAGGGGTTCACCGAGAACCCGGCACATGCACGCTACGAATCGTTGGCGCGGGACATCGACCGTGCCATCAGCTTCATGGACTCCTGTGGCGCCGACTTCGAAGCACTGAAGCGCGTTGAGTTCTTTGCCAGCCACGAAGCATTGCTGCTCGACTATGAGCGCGCACTGACACGCATCGATTCGCGGACCGGACTGCCTTATGACACTTCCGCGCACTTCCTGTGGATCGGCGAGAGGACCCGCGAACTGGACCACGCCCACGTGGACTTCCTGTCCCGGGTGCGCAACCCCATTGGTGTCAAGCTTGGCCCCACCACCAGCGGTGATGACGCCCTGCGCCTGATTGACAAACTGGATCCCAACCGCGAACCCGGCCGTCTAACGTTCATCACCCGGATGGGCGCGGGCAACATCCGCGAGAAGCTGCCAGCCGTCGTC
The sequence above is a segment of the Arthrobacter sp. StoSoilB22 genome. Coding sequences within it:
- a CDS encoding class II 3-deoxy-7-phosphoheptulonate synthase; protein product: MTELTANTAPSAADPLASTAQSGAANYPGLDAWRDLPISQQPTWSNTDVFKASVKELSAVPPLVFAGEVDVLRERLAAAAQGKAFLLQGGDCAETFEAATADKISARVKTILQMAVVLTYGAAMPVIKMGRMAGQFAKPRSSNDETRDGVTLPAYRGDIVNGYDFTPESRAHDAGRMLQAYHTSASTLNLIRAFTQGGFADLRLVHQWNKGFTENPAHARYESLARDIDRAISFMDSCGADFEALKRVEFFASHEALLLDYERALTRIDSRTGLPYDTSAHFLWIGERTRELDHAHVDFLSRVRNPIGVKLGPTTSGDDALRLIDKLDPNREPGRLTFITRMGAGNIREKLPAVVERVTASGAQVLWVTDPMHGNTVTSPNGYKTRNFDDVIDEVRGFFEVHQALGTVPGGLHVEMTGDDVAECLGGADPIDQDAFLDRYESVCDPRLNHMQSLEMAFLVAGALSKK